A stretch of Dietzia lutea DNA encodes these proteins:
- a CDS encoding polysaccharide biosynthesis protein, with protein MTTPAAAEAEPGAAPGAAGGMRALTLATVFAAASGYLVMLIAGRALGPADYPLFATYWGAFFALGGVANGLMQEVTRAVRSARENRAPGADAGAGAGGAAEARTRSSRGAVRLLPAGLTLGLILAAAVVVSAPAWPPLGLPTFSGAGVAIMAFGILGFSLQAATAGALSGTERWGLYAVLLTVDAALRLAVAGVAWGLGDTGLGFAVATVAGAVTWALLIALSPGTRAALASAVDSGRRRFWRNTATAMLASAGTSALVTGFPLFVTATVRDSDPAPLVGAVILAITLTRAPLLVPLTSFQSAIIVYFVRRRDSGPRSLAAPLGLVTAVGIVGAGAAWLIGPWLIRVLFGGDFELPGAVLAALTAASVGTAALMVTGNAALAFDRHLLYNAGWWVAVVAAAILLVAVPGSLDVRAAIALLAGPGIGVALHVVGLIAAARHPGAAE; from the coding sequence ATGACCACCCCGGCCGCCGCTGAGGCGGAGCCCGGCGCCGCCCCGGGGGCCGCGGGCGGCATGCGGGCACTGACCCTCGCGACCGTGTTCGCCGCGGCCTCGGGGTACCTGGTGATGCTCATCGCCGGCCGCGCCCTGGGCCCGGCGGACTATCCGCTGTTCGCCACCTACTGGGGCGCGTTCTTCGCCCTGGGCGGAGTGGCCAACGGGCTGATGCAGGAGGTCACGCGGGCCGTCCGCTCGGCGCGGGAGAACCGCGCCCCCGGTGCCGATGCCGGCGCCGGCGCCGGCGGTGCCGCGGAGGCGCGCACACGATCGTCGAGGGGCGCCGTCCGGCTGCTGCCGGCCGGACTCACCCTGGGCCTGATCCTGGCCGCCGCGGTCGTCGTGAGCGCACCGGCGTGGCCGCCACTGGGACTGCCCACGTTCTCCGGCGCCGGGGTGGCGATCATGGCGTTCGGCATCCTCGGCTTCAGCCTCCAGGCCGCCACCGCCGGTGCCCTGTCCGGGACGGAACGGTGGGGGCTGTACGCCGTCCTGCTCACCGTCGACGCCGCCCTGCGCCTGGCCGTCGCCGGCGTCGCGTGGGGGCTCGGCGACACCGGGCTCGGCTTCGCCGTGGCCACCGTCGCGGGCGCCGTGACCTGGGCACTGCTCATCGCACTGTCGCCCGGCACCCGCGCCGCACTTGCCTCCGCCGTCGACTCCGGCCGCCGACGCTTCTGGCGGAACACCGCCACCGCGATGCTCGCCTCCGCCGGCACCTCCGCACTGGTCACCGGTTTCCCGCTGTTCGTCACCGCGACCGTCCGCGACTCCGATCCGGCTCCGCTCGTCGGTGCGGTGATCCTCGCCATCACCCTCACCCGCGCCCCGCTGCTGGTGCCGCTGACCAGCTTCCAGAGCGCGATCATCGTCTACTTCGTCCGGCGCCGCGACAGCGGCCCGCGCTCCCTGGCCGCGCCGCTGGGCCTGGTCACCGCCGTCGGAATCGTCGGCGCGGGCGCCGCGTGGCTGATCGGCCCCTGGCTGATCCGGGTCCTGTTCGGCGGCGACTTCGAGCTGCCCGGCGCCGTCCTCGCCGCCCTGACCGCCGCCTCCGTGGGTACCGCCGCGCTCATGGTCACCGGGAACGCCGCCCTCGCCTTCGATCGCCATCTGCTCTACAACGCCGGGTGGTGGGTCGCGGTCGTCGCCGCCGCCATCCTGTTGGTGGCCGTCCCCGGCTCGCTCGACGTGCGCGCGGCGATCGCGCTGCTGGCCGGACCGGGCATCGGGGTCGCACTGCACGTGGTGGGCCTGATCGCCGCGGCGCGGCACCCGGGAGCCGCGGAGTGA
- a CDS encoding M1 family metallopeptidase has protein sequence MELKAASKDLVARLAGHHAPASGDPVDPYLPTAGNHGYRVARYELDLTYKMSSNNLRGEAVITATATEPLDALRLDLSPHLDVSKVTIDRGRVARYSRPRGKLAVTLAEPLEPGTEFTLTIRYSGNPRPIRGTWGEVGWEELTDGVLVANQPNGAASWFPCDDHPSSKAPFRIRLTTDSPYRAVVTGALVGKKRSGSTTTWEFDLPYPTSTYLVTINLGRYEHLKVGDGAVPVHAFLPADLKRGFRQAFARQTEMIDVFSGLFGPYPFDEYTVVVTDDELEIPLEAMGMSTFGRGTAESGDRDERLIAHELAHQWFGNAVTAAEWKHIWLHEGFACYAEWLWTEFSGGADAGSHALRYYSKLQNSPQDILLADPGPKDMFDDRIYKRGALTLHALRQAVGDTAFFDLLRAWVSTYSGRTATTDDFLRMAADHSPVDLQPLWDAWLFSEPLPPTLGMPHDHPGRR, from the coding sequence ATGGAATTGAAGGCAGCCAGCAAGGACCTCGTCGCCAGGCTCGCGGGCCACCACGCCCCGGCGAGCGGCGATCCGGTCGACCCCTACCTGCCGACGGCCGGCAATCACGGCTACCGCGTCGCGCGCTACGAACTGGACCTCACCTACAAGATGAGCTCCAACAACCTCCGCGGCGAAGCCGTCATCACCGCGACCGCCACCGAGCCGCTCGACGCGCTCCGGCTCGACCTCTCCCCGCACCTGGACGTGTCCAAGGTGACGATCGACCGGGGCCGCGTCGCCCGCTACTCCCGGCCCCGCGGCAAGCTCGCCGTCACGCTCGCCGAGCCGCTCGAACCGGGCACCGAGTTCACGCTGACCATCCGCTACTCAGGCAATCCGCGGCCCATCCGCGGCACCTGGGGCGAGGTCGGCTGGGAGGAACTCACCGACGGGGTGCTCGTCGCCAATCAGCCCAACGGCGCGGCCAGCTGGTTCCCCTGCGACGACCACCCCTCGTCCAAGGCACCGTTCCGCATCCGCCTGACCACGGACTCGCCGTACCGGGCCGTCGTCACCGGCGCGCTGGTCGGCAAGAAGCGCAGCGGCAGCACGACCACCTGGGAATTCGACCTGCCGTACCCCACCTCCACCTACCTGGTCACCATCAACCTCGGCCGCTACGAGCACCTCAAGGTGGGCGACGGTGCCGTCCCCGTCCACGCCTTCCTGCCCGCCGACCTCAAGCGCGGGTTCCGGCAGGCGTTCGCCCGACAGACCGAGATGATCGACGTGTTCAGCGGGCTGTTCGGCCCCTACCCGTTCGACGAGTACACGGTCGTGGTCACCGACGACGAGCTCGAGATCCCGCTCGAGGCCATGGGGATGTCGACGTTCGGCCGTGGTACCGCCGAGTCCGGCGACCGCGACGAGCGGCTGATCGCCCACGAACTAGCCCACCAGTGGTTCGGCAACGCCGTCACCGCCGCCGAGTGGAAGCACATCTGGCTGCACGAGGGCTTCGCCTGCTACGCCGAGTGGCTGTGGACCGAGTTCTCCGGCGGCGCCGACGCCGGCAGCCACGCCCTGCGCTACTACTCCAAGCTGCAGAACTCCCCGCAGGACATCCTGTTGGCGGACCCCGGGCCGAAAGACATGTTCGACGACCGGATCTACAAGCGCGGCGCCCTGACCCTGCACGCCCTGCGCCAGGCCGTCGGCGACACCGCGTTCTTCGACCTCCTCCGGGCGTGGGTATCCACCTACTCCGGCAGGACCGCCACCACGGACGACTTCCTCCGCATGGCCGCCGACCACTCCCCCGTCGACCTGCAGCCCTTGTGGGACGCCTGGTTGTTCTCCGAGCCGCTGCCGCCGACCCTCGGCATGCCCCATGACCACCCCGGCCGCCGCTGA
- a CDS encoding winged helix-turn-helix domain-containing protein, whose protein sequence is MTTTSTAGASGGSAPGAGSRRDEQVRPGGHARHRLDEVIHAPVRFSIVAALAGVDDAEFATIRDAVEVTDSTLSKQVAVLEKAGYVTVRKGYVGKRPRTWLSLSRDGRKAYESHLAALRAIAGA, encoded by the coding sequence GTGACGACGACAAGCACCGCCGGCGCATCGGGGGGCTCCGCCCCGGGGGCGGGCTCCCGCCGGGATGAGCAGGTCCGGCCCGGGGGTCACGCCCGGCATCGTCTCGACGAGGTCATCCACGCCCCGGTCCGCTTCTCGATCGTGGCGGCGCTGGCCGGCGTCGACGACGCGGAGTTCGCCACGATCCGCGATGCGGTCGAGGTGACCGACTCGACGCTGTCCAAGCAGGTCGCCGTGCTGGAGAAGGCCGGTTACGTCACGGTCCGCAAGGGCTATGTGGGCAAGCGGCCCCGAACATGGCTCTCGCTGAGCCGGGACGGGCGCAAGGCGTACGAGTCCCACCTCGCGGCGCTGCGCGCCATCGCCGGCGCCTGA
- a CDS encoding Pls/PosA family non-ribosomal peptide synthetase, producing the protein MVTIGEQYLRSSHAAKPRTLLDVFGSVVERHPDAACLDDGTRVLTYAEVWRQIQVSAAWMQDQGVGAGDRVGIHMPSGSAELYLAILSTLAAGAAYVPVDVDDPAERAELVFGQARVAAVYTAHGMRVTDPGRADDPARHRRPTVDDDCWIIFTSGTTGLPKGVAVTHRSAAAFVDAESRVFLRDSPLGPGDRVLAGLSVAFDASCEEMWLAWAHGACLVPAPRSIVKSGLDLGPWLRERRITVISTVPTLASMWTDSMLTDVRLVILGGEACPPELAARLAADGREVWNTYGPTEATVVACAAPLTGAGEVSIGLPLDGWDLAVVDSAGQPVGYGESGELVIGGVGLARYLDPAKDLEKYAPMQTLGWDRAYRSGDMVRLEADGLYFHGRVDDQVKIGGRRLELGEVDTAVSALPGVSAGAAAVQKTEAGQPVLVAYLVADDPDGFDLAAAAGLLREQLPAGVVPRLALVEELPTRTSGKVDRAALPWPLAQTSAAESELDGTEAWIAELWSHALAADVSGVDEDFFALGGGSLAAAHVVARVRERFPAVTVGDIYERSRLGDFAEYLDDLEPEAEVAPRHVAPVGLGAQVVQVLSTIPLLAVTGVQWLTWLGLANNVAAGLGVAWARPVSWWVLGVLAVLLLLPVGRMVVTAGLCRLLTAGIRPGTYPRAGSVHLRLWAAERLVESSGAVSLTGAGWLTTFARLLGARIGRDVDMHTLPPVTGLLTVGDGASVEPEVDLAGHWVDGDVVHIGTIEIGEQAVVGARSMLLPGAVIGRGAHVEIGSAVVGTVKAGKRYAGSPALKRGKRGSSWPAEPAPHRRGWSLAYQLSALVLGGVPLLALAAGLALVTRGAGDAAGVGELAARAALWSVPGALLAFALFAAFTLMSIRLLSIRLTPGFHPVHSRIAWQAWCSERIMDAARTWLYPLYASMLTPVWLRLLGARIGRDVEASTVLLIPSLTTVRDGAFLADDTMVAPYELGSGWMRLEHAQIGKRAFLGNSGIASAGRKVPARGLVAVLSSAPQKAKKGTSWLGSPPQKLPRALADGDDDGRTYRPPRRLKIARGAWETLRLVPVWLSFLLLVGVLVLLQAAHREWGFGVAALLSGPVLAYAGLVALVVAVLAKWVLVGRIRAGEQPLWSSFVWRNEVADMFVELMAAPWVARPASGTPVLNLMLRLLGSRVGRGVWCESYWLPEADLISLGRGATVNRGCVVQTHLFHDRIMQIDRVDLEEGATLGSHCVALPASSIGAGSTVGPASLVMRGDRIPAGTRWQGNPISPWRG; encoded by the coding sequence GTGGTCACCATCGGAGAGCAGTATCTTCGCAGCTCACACGCCGCGAAGCCCCGGACCCTCCTCGACGTGTTCGGCTCGGTGGTCGAGCGCCACCCCGACGCGGCGTGCCTCGACGACGGCACCCGTGTCCTCACCTACGCCGAGGTCTGGAGGCAGATCCAGGTCTCCGCCGCGTGGATGCAGGACCAGGGCGTCGGCGCCGGTGACCGGGTCGGCATCCACATGCCCTCGGGTTCGGCCGAGCTGTACCTGGCGATCCTCAGCACGCTCGCCGCCGGCGCGGCCTACGTCCCCGTCGACGTGGACGACCCGGCCGAGCGGGCCGAGCTGGTGTTCGGCCAGGCGCGGGTCGCCGCCGTGTACACCGCCCACGGGATGCGTGTCACCGACCCCGGCCGGGCCGACGACCCCGCACGACACCGCCGGCCGACCGTCGACGACGACTGCTGGATTATCTTCACCTCCGGGACCACCGGCCTGCCCAAGGGCGTGGCCGTCACGCACCGCAGCGCCGCCGCGTTCGTCGACGCCGAGTCACGGGTCTTCCTCCGGGACTCCCCCCTCGGCCCGGGCGACCGCGTCCTCGCCGGCCTGTCCGTGGCCTTCGACGCCTCGTGCGAGGAGATGTGGCTGGCCTGGGCCCACGGTGCGTGCCTCGTGCCCGCGCCCCGCTCGATCGTCAAGTCCGGGCTCGACCTGGGGCCCTGGCTGCGCGAGCGGCGGATCACCGTGATCTCGACGGTGCCGACGCTGGCGTCGATGTGGACGGACTCCATGCTCACCGACGTCCGCCTGGTCATCCTCGGCGGCGAGGCGTGCCCCCCGGAACTGGCCGCGCGGCTCGCCGCCGACGGCCGCGAGGTATGGAACACCTACGGCCCCACCGAGGCCACCGTCGTGGCGTGCGCCGCCCCGCTGACCGGCGCCGGCGAGGTGTCGATCGGGCTCCCCCTCGACGGCTGGGACCTCGCGGTGGTCGATTCCGCCGGGCAGCCGGTGGGCTACGGCGAGTCCGGTGAACTGGTGATCGGTGGCGTCGGGTTGGCCCGCTACCTCGACCCCGCGAAGGACCTCGAGAAGTACGCCCCCATGCAGACCCTCGGCTGGGACCGCGCCTACCGCTCCGGCGACATGGTGCGGCTCGAGGCCGACGGCCTGTACTTCCACGGCCGTGTCGACGACCAGGTCAAGATCGGCGGACGCCGACTCGAGCTGGGCGAGGTCGACACCGCGGTGTCCGCGCTCCCCGGCGTCAGCGCGGGCGCGGCCGCGGTGCAGAAGACGGAGGCCGGGCAGCCGGTGCTCGTGGCGTACCTCGTCGCCGACGACCCGGACGGCTTCGACCTGGCGGCGGCCGCCGGGCTGCTGCGCGAGCAGCTGCCGGCGGGCGTCGTACCGCGGCTCGCGCTCGTCGAGGAGCTGCCCACCCGTACCTCCGGGAAGGTCGACCGCGCCGCCCTGCCCTGGCCGCTGGCCCAGACCTCGGCCGCGGAGTCCGAGCTCGACGGCACCGAGGCGTGGATCGCCGAGCTGTGGTCCCACGCCCTCGCCGCCGACGTCTCCGGCGTCGACGAGGACTTCTTCGCCCTCGGCGGCGGCTCGCTGGCCGCCGCCCACGTCGTGGCCCGCGTCCGCGAACGCTTCCCCGCCGTGACGGTGGGCGACATCTACGAGCGGTCCCGGCTGGGCGACTTCGCCGAGTACCTCGATGACCTCGAGCCGGAGGCCGAGGTGGCACCCCGCCACGTGGCACCGGTCGGCCTCGGCGCGCAGGTGGTCCAGGTCCTCTCGACGATCCCGCTGCTCGCCGTCACCGGTGTGCAATGGCTGACCTGGCTCGGCCTGGCCAACAACGTCGCGGCCGGGCTCGGCGTGGCGTGGGCGCGACCCGTGTCGTGGTGGGTACTGGGCGTGCTCGCGGTACTGCTCCTCCTCCCCGTCGGCCGGATGGTCGTCACCGCCGGCCTGTGCCGGCTCCTCACGGCCGGCATCCGTCCGGGGACGTACCCGCGCGCCGGGTCCGTGCACCTCCGCCTGTGGGCGGCCGAGCGGCTCGTGGAGTCCTCCGGCGCCGTCTCCCTGACCGGGGCCGGGTGGCTGACCACCTTCGCCCGGCTCCTGGGCGCGCGGATCGGACGCGACGTCGACATGCACACGCTGCCGCCGGTGACCGGCCTGCTCACCGTGGGCGACGGCGCCTCCGTCGAGCCCGAGGTCGACCTGGCCGGGCACTGGGTGGACGGTGACGTGGTGCACATCGGCACTATCGAGATCGGCGAGCAGGCCGTGGTCGGCGCGCGGTCCATGCTGCTACCCGGCGCGGTGATCGGCCGCGGTGCGCACGTCGAGATCGGCTCGGCCGTGGTGGGCACGGTCAAGGCCGGCAAGCGCTACGCGGGTTCGCCGGCGCTCAAGCGTGGCAAACGCGGGTCGAGTTGGCCCGCCGAGCCCGCGCCCCACCGCCGCGGCTGGAGCCTCGCGTATCAACTGTCCGCCCTGGTGCTGGGCGGGGTGCCGCTCCTGGCCCTGGCCGCGGGACTCGCGCTCGTGACGAGGGGCGCCGGCGACGCCGCGGGTGTCGGGGAGCTGGCGGCGCGCGCCGCGCTGTGGTCGGTCCCCGGTGCCCTGCTCGCATTTGCCCTGTTCGCCGCGTTCACGCTGATGTCGATCCGCCTGCTCTCGATCCGCCTGACCCCGGGCTTCCACCCGGTCCACTCCCGCATCGCCTGGCAGGCGTGGTGCAGCGAGCGGATCATGGACGCCGCCCGCACCTGGCTCTATCCGCTGTACGCCTCCATGCTCACCCCGGTCTGGCTGCGTCTGCTGGGCGCGAGGATCGGCCGCGACGTCGAGGCGTCGACCGTCCTGCTCATCCCCTCGCTCACCACCGTCCGCGACGGCGCGTTCCTCGCCGACGACACCATGGTCGCCCCGTACGAACTGGGCTCGGGGTGGATGCGGCTCGAGCACGCCCAGATCGGCAAACGCGCGTTCCTCGGCAACTCCGGGATCGCCTCCGCAGGCCGCAAGGTGCCCGCCCGCGGCCTGGTCGCCGTCCTGTCGTCCGCCCCGCAGAAGGCCAAGAAGGGCACCTCGTGGCTGGGCTCGCCGCCGCAGAAACTGCCGCGCGCCCTCGCCGACGGCGACGACGACGGGCGCACCTACCGGCCGCCGCGCCGCCTGAAGATCGCGCGTGGGGCGTGGGAGACGCTGCGACTGGTCCCCGTGTGGCTGTCGTTCCTCCTGCTCGTCGGCGTGCTGGTGCTGTTGCAGGCCGCGCACCGGGAGTGGGGCTTCGGCGTGGCCGCCCTGCTCTCCGGCCCGGTCCTCGCCTACGCGGGCCTGGTCGCCCTGGTGGTGGCCGTACTCGCCAAGTGGGTGCTGGTGGGCCGGATCCGCGCCGGTGAGCAACCCCTGTGGTCGTCGTTCGTGTGGCGCAACGAGGTGGCGGACATGTTCGTCGAGCTGATGGCCGCGCCGTGGGTGGCGCGGCCCGCCTCCGGCACGCCCGTCCTCAACCTCATGCTGCGGCTGTTGGGTTCGCGCGTGGGCCGCGGCGTGTGGTGCGAGTCGTACTGGCTGCCCGAGGCCGACCTCATCTCCCTCGGTCGCGGCGCCACCGTCAACCGCGGCTGTGTGGTCCAGACGCACCTGTTCCACGACCGCATCATGCAGATCGACCGCGTCGATCTCGAGGAGGGCGCCACCCTGGGCAGCCACTGCGTCGCGCTGCCCGCGTCGTCGATCGGCGCGGGCTCCACCGTCGGACCGGCCTCGCTGGTCATGCGCGGCGACCGCATCCCCGCCGGCACGCGGTGGCAGGGCAACCCGATCTCACCCTGGCGGGGCTAG
- a CDS encoding SDR family oxidoreductase: MTSPNLRNRTVVIVGAGPGFGHTLALRAAAQGASVVVAARTASRVEEIADAVRRDDDVRRAGGTAIAAPVDATDPDSVRALRETVEGHTDAVHGLVYSAFAVPSMKPLARTDHAQISAGIDLSVLGALRTTQEFTPLLEAGVAGGARGDGSAAAARPATSSVVMMASAVIHHSRERYAGYKIAKTALVALGHSLATELGPRGIRVNTVAPGYIYGDTLKAYFESLATKYGGTVEDVYAHTAEKMDLRRLPDEAEIVDPVLFLLSDAASAVTGQTLTVDCGEFHT, encoded by the coding sequence ATGACTTCACCCAATCTTCGGAACAGGACCGTCGTGATCGTGGGAGCGGGCCCGGGCTTCGGTCACACGCTGGCCCTGCGCGCCGCGGCGCAGGGCGCGTCGGTGGTGGTCGCGGCGCGTACGGCGTCGCGGGTGGAGGAGATCGCGGACGCGGTCCGCCGGGACGATGACGTGCGCCGCGCGGGTGGTACGGCGATCGCCGCGCCCGTCGACGCCACCGACCCCGACTCGGTGCGCGCCCTGCGCGAGACCGTCGAGGGTCACACCGACGCGGTCCACGGGCTGGTGTACAGCGCGTTCGCGGTGCCCAGCATGAAGCCGCTGGCCCGGACCGACCACGCTCAGATCTCCGCGGGGATCGACCTGTCCGTCCTGGGCGCCCTGCGCACGACGCAGGAGTTCACCCCGCTCCTCGAGGCCGGCGTGGCGGGTGGGGCCCGGGGCGACGGCTCCGCTGCCGCCGCCCGCCCCGCGACGAGTTCGGTCGTCATGATGGCCTCGGCCGTCATCCACCACTCCCGCGAACGCTATGCGGGCTACAAGATCGCCAAGACCGCTCTGGTCGCGCTGGGGCATTCGCTGGCCACCGAGCTCGGGCCGCGCGGCATCCGCGTCAACACCGTCGCGCCGGGCTACATCTACGGCGACACCCTCAAGGCGTATTTCGAGAGTCTGGCCACCAAGTACGGCGGCACGGTCGAGGACGTCTACGCGCACACGGCGGAGAAGATGGACCTGCGTCGCCTGCCCGACGAGGCGGAGATCGTCGACCCGGTCCTGTTCCTGCTCTCCGACGCCGCGTCGGCCGTCACGGGGCAGACCCTCACCGTGGACTGCGGCGAGTTCCACACCTGA
- a CDS encoding PspC domain-containing protein: protein MTYEPASQPKRLTRSEDRWIGGVCGGLADYFGLDPALVRVLFVASLLLPGPQLLVYVILWFVMPDARA, encoded by the coding sequence ATGACCTACGAACCCGCCTCTCAGCCAAAGCGCCTGACCCGATCCGAGGACCGCTGGATCGGTGGCGTGTGCGGTGGCCTGGCCGACTACTTCGGCCTGGACCCGGCGTTGGTGCGCGTCCTGTTCGTGGCCTCGCTGCTGCTCCCGGGCCCGCAGTTGCTCGTCTACGTGATCCTGTGGTTCGTCATGCCCGACGCCCGCGCCTGA
- a CDS encoding crotonase/enoyl-CoA hydratase family protein: MSTADTSAAASSASGEYASVRVEKATRHPHVAQVTLTGPGRNNAMGPDFWADMPRVMAELDADPDVRAAVIAAEGRNFTYGLDLMAMMPQFMEFLPQDKAPDASRNERILDSVEDMRRAVDAVASAKTPTVAAVQGRCIGGGIDLISACDVRHGSADSTYSVREVKVGIVADMGSLARLPYIIGSGLTRELALTGRDIDAETALRYGLVTHVADDAAGVLDSAHATAAEIADNPPLVVRGTREVLNRAIEGPIYESNRYVATWNAGFLASADMMEAISATLEKREAKFTGR; the protein is encoded by the coding sequence ATGAGCACTGCAGACACCTCAGCCGCCGCCTCGTCCGCCTCCGGTGAGTACGCGTCCGTCCGCGTCGAGAAGGCCACCCGGCACCCGCACGTCGCCCAGGTGACGCTGACCGGACCGGGCCGCAACAACGCCATGGGCCCGGACTTCTGGGCGGATATGCCCCGGGTCATGGCCGAGCTCGACGCCGATCCCGACGTCCGCGCGGCTGTCATCGCCGCCGAGGGCCGCAACTTCACCTACGGCCTCGATCTGATGGCGATGATGCCGCAGTTCATGGAGTTCCTGCCGCAGGACAAGGCCCCGGACGCGTCCCGCAACGAGCGCATCCTCGACTCCGTGGAGGACATGCGCCGGGCCGTCGACGCCGTCGCGTCCGCCAAGACGCCGACGGTGGCGGCAGTGCAGGGCCGCTGCATCGGCGGCGGCATCGACCTCATCTCGGCCTGCGACGTCCGCCACGGCTCCGCGGACTCGACGTACTCGGTGCGCGAGGTCAAGGTCGGCATCGTCGCCGACATGGGCTCACTCGCGCGGCTGCCCTACATCATCGGCTCGGGCCTGACCCGCGAGCTGGCGCTCACCGGCCGCGACATCGACGCCGAGACCGCGCTGCGGTACGGCCTGGTCACCCACGTCGCCGACGACGCCGCCGGGGTCCTCGACTCGGCACACGCCACGGCCGCCGAGATCGCGGACAACCCGCCGCTGGTGGTGCGCGGCACCCGCGAGGTGCTCAACCGGGCGATCGAGGGGCCGATCTACGAGTCCAACCGCTACGTGGCCACGTGGAATGCGGGTTTCCTGGCCTCCGCCGACATGATGGAGGCGATCAGCGCGACGCTGGAGAAGCGCGAGGCCAAGTTCACCGGCCGCTGA
- a CDS encoding inorganic diphosphatase — translation MTVEVTIEIPKGSRNKYEIHHETGKIYLDRFLFTSMGYPADYGYIDKTLADDGDPCDALVLLDESVYPGVIVKSRVVGVYTMSDEAGGDDKLLCVPDLDPRWDHIQDIGDVPDFELKAIEHFFLHYKDLEPGKHVTPGEWRDKAHGESLVAAGLENFSEHPEEKAEPFRG, via the coding sequence GTGACCGTCGAAGTGACCATCGAGATCCCCAAGGGTTCGCGGAACAAGTACGAGATCCACCACGAGACCGGCAAGATCTACCTCGACCGGTTCCTCTTCACCTCGATGGGCTACCCGGCCGACTACGGCTACATCGACAAGACCCTCGCCGACGACGGCGACCCCTGCGACGCCCTCGTGCTTCTCGACGAGTCCGTGTACCCGGGCGTGATCGTCAAGTCCCGCGTCGTGGGCGTCTACACGATGTCCGACGAGGCCGGCGGCGACGACAAGCTGCTGTGCGTGCCGGACCTGGACCCGCGCTGGGATCACATCCAGGACATCGGCGACGTCCCCGACTTCGAGCTCAAAGCCATCGAGCACTTCTTCCTCCACTACAAGGACCTCGAGCCGGGCAAGCACGTCACCCCGGGCGAGTGGCGGGACAAGGCGCACGGCGAGTCGCTCGTCGCCGCGGGCCTGGAGAACTTCTCCGAGCACCCCGAGGAGAAGGCCGAGCCCTTCCGCGGCTGA